The segment tcggcaaaaaagggcatcttcgttgctattcaaccgaaacgagtcttcagcgacacagggcaatcaatgcatgcaacaaatcagacagctttcattaatgttacacagctaacaataccttagttacaTTGttctccaaccacgcaaactgttccaaccagcttttacaaaaactcctatgttggactccaaacatgcaaggtggatatttctggagttttggtcttctcggaccatcctgagcgttcatgctaatgtcactgatgctgctagcatcatggttagcaccctcagtagtggtggagggttgaaagtcaaaagtcaaagtagctttattgtcaattactttgcatgttaagacatacaaaggaatcgaaaaaaacgtttcccactctcccacggtgaaacatataagtgcacacgcacaacaacagataagacaagacatatagatatacatatacatatagttataaacattcagatacatgtacagcagcataagtttcctttaaagtgaggttatggtagtgcaaaaaaaaggcagcaaaaagacatcctgtgagatgtatttgttacattgacctccttgaccacaacgttcctctccttaaaaatccacaccagatacccctggcatttcttcttcttctacgtcactcttgtttcttaatcgttcttccaaacatgggcatttaggtagcaaaaaccgatgcattgttgatattcacttaAAACTACaacgcactagctcgctttctccttcaactttccggtaacgtcaacattcaagcgtgcgacgtgaaagttgggtcaacggttatgacagaatgattcctctgtgtctaaaacaatttgttattattttcttttgtgagttaaatattattatcacacaataaataacgcagaatgaaattaaataacaataataaataaaccattattttcttgggggtgctatggttAATCCAGGgagagctagagcacccccttgcccccccccccccccccccccggcgccGCTCCTGCACTCATGTTAACCATACAGCTGCCACTGCTGACAGGACAAATGTATGGTAACAAAGATTGTTTTTCTTGAAGTTGACCACTGAACTATGCTGCGGTAGAAACCCGATGAGGAAGGATTTTATAGTCCAGCCAGGCCAAAGCTTAATGGGGGTGCACTCTATACACCCAGTCTTATCATCTAGCGCCAAAACAACACCCAAGACATCTGTTTCAAACAAATAACTATATTTCAATCCCACCTCATTAATTGAGAGTGGCCTTTGCCTACGGGATGGTGATAGGTGGATAGGGCCACAGGGACTGCTAACTACCATGTAATTCAGAGGCTGCAACTCCATCTGCCGCAGTTGGCGGAGCGTCTCCCCGTTAAGTCCGTCTCCATCCTCCCAAAATAAGGGCATGCATCacgcaggggcggagatcccatttcattgtggggggggacaatacatggtcaaatttcagagtgtaattccggggggggggacatgaaaaaattgctttcacgagagctagcataaactgctaaataccgaattctcttttagaattatctaaacagcattaaatgttctaacacgaaatatctattcacagacaaataatgtccaaagttcaagagaacttgatgctcaaaataagttataaaacagctcgtgagggaatcgaactagcaaccttttgattacaatacgacttctctacctcctgcgccactgtcaTTTCATagtacaataccagcatagttcatccacgacagaaaaagatgacattaatttaacttaagataatttaacaaatttggagaggcactgagatgtagacctacgtttattaactagcatgaacctgccctgacaggacagtgtcctagactgtctggctagctatcttaactgtgttaattaccggcatgagtgtgttatcggcaaacgttcacgttgtcatgccaaaccattaataaacttatgtatacttgtgcatatcggattggaacttcgtaaatggagtttagaaaaaaaaacttcttctttacatgttcttactgcgttcgagaatgaggtagatctctttacatatcttgtatcatagcggcagcgacaggggagagaggagtaaacagtctgacaatctgaccgtgtgctactgggctgattaactgaaacacggagctgccggtagccctgcccgttggaaacagcatgtgaaccaaaccactttgaggaatagggggaacatgatttttcaacacttaaaaaacatttttttttacgtctataattagcaccgcttgtgtcgtcgtatttttgttttttttttaaaattcaaaaaaatatatatatatatttttttcaatgattgttgggggggacaacacgccccccccgggatctccgcctatggcaTCACGGGGCATCATGGGGCACCCAGGCCTACTATTAGTGGAGGAGGTGGCTGGACAGCTGGCGAGCTACtgggaggggatgagagggctTAGATGATACACACATGAGGTCATTGACTCACCAGGGGTACGGTACTCTGGACCTCACTCAGAAGTGAAGCTGTTCCAAAAGTTAAAATGCTAGGAGTTCCACCGATCAAATCTGTATTTGTGCATAGCTTTTACGTTCAAAACATTGTAACTTACACGAAGACCATCTTTAAAAAGCCGGCTcttacacagatgcacagataaGATTTCACTCTCCATTTTTTGTAGTGTCGTCATAACTTGTCTAGTCCGTCCTTTTGTTCTTGAAAGTATCTCACCCgatttattttgatttaatCTAGTGGCCTGCAGAAAGGGTCTGGACAGCACTACTATGGCAGCACACGAATCAGAGATCTACTGCAAATCATGCTATGGCAAGAAATATGGCCCAAAAGGCTACGGATATGGGCAGGGAGCAGGAGCGCTAAGCTCAGATCCAGTCGATCCAGTCCTGAACGTCAAATCTCAAAAGTAAGCTGAACACAGGCgcaccacacactcataatgTACATCAGCCTCAAGCAACCTGACTGTTGGGACAATGTAAATAATGGCACTGCAAATAATGTGTGATGATAAATGAGAAAGTCACAGCGATTAGAATAGCTACAGATGATGGAATGCGCTGCTTATACTGACAATAAACATTAGGACAAATATGATGGCAACAACCTGACATATGGCTATGGCTGCTGAAATGGCATATTCTATGGGTGACTACAGTTCAGTTTGAAGTAGCGATCATCCTAATTACTTTCAGCAGTGATGTGGAATAAAAGCGTTTTAATTAAAATGCCTGAAACAAATGAGTCTAAAAGCCAAGATGGAGGAAAGAACATAATTAGTTGCAGAGCAATtaacacaaacaggaaaacaaaaatGCCCTTGATAAAATATCACCACAGAAACTCAAGCATCATTACATTTTCACtattatatctatctatattgcGTCAATTGACCATATTCGCTGTTTTGTCCTCACTCATTTGCGCAGCTCCGAGGCTCGGCCATCGTCCACCAACTCTAACTCGAACAAGTTTGCCCAAAAATTTGGCAGCAGTGATCGCTGCCCTCGATGCTCAAAAGCTGTTTATGCTGCAGAAAAGGTCATGAGTGCAGGAAAGGTAAGACCTCTCTAAAACCCAAATCTGAACTCCTGACAAACCTAcaattttgtttgtgtatgtgtatatattggATCTGTTTGAACATCACATATCATTTCTGGACAACTGTTTGTATAAGAAAGTCCTTCCTGTGACACAGATTAGCACTCCATACCCAACAGCTACAGGTGCACATCTACCCCCACCTCTCGGCTATTTCTTGTTTCATCCTGATTGATGAGAACAAGCGTgtgaattgggggggggggaatagacAAGGTGTCAAATGTGTTAATGGCCTTTAACACGTCCTTTATAATCTCTTCAGACTTTTCAAGTAAAACACCTACAGTGCTGCTTATTTAATGTGATATGTTGTTGCTGTGACCGTAGCCCTGGCATAAAACCTGCTTCCGCTGTGCCATGTGTGGTAAGAGCCTGGAGTCCACAACAGTGACTGACAAAGACGGAGAACTGTACTGCAAAGGTAACATTACATATTATACATGGCAAACCAACTGTGCATCCTTGCATGCAGATATGCTCACAAAGGTTTATTTCGTTTCATATAATTTGGGAGGAAACCCAGTGTCCCTATGCACTGGAAGCGATCCTTCATCAAGATTCAATCAGCCCAGTCCCTATCTGAGGAGACTGATTGCCACTGATTACACTCTAGTCTAGATGGACCACAGACAAATGGTTCCACTGAAGGCCTCATGTGCACTGATGATCCATTCAGCATCTGATCAGGGCCACAATACATTTGCACCCACTTACCTTGATAGATAGTGAAGGTTCATTCTCTCATCCCAGAGATAGAAATGGCTACAGTCACCTGACTTGGCAGGATCCACATGGCCACGCAGACTACGTATATACTGCATACAGGAGGATATTAGAAAATAACTAGGGCACAATGTTAAAAGAAAGGTTTGCAAATGAAGACACTATTCACAGTGTGTGACTAGAATATTGGTTACAACCTACTTGAGCTGACCCTTCTAAAGAGGAAAATCAAGTGCAATCATGGTATTTCAAACACATGAGGAAAACATGACTAGTTATACTGGGAGCAGGTCACAGAATCAACTCTTCTCAGTATCTATATTCATGTctcagagaaaaggaaaaatgtGGATAAACCTGTACAGAGGTGCTAATGCATGTATTTGTTGGTCGTTCTAGTGTGCTACGCCAAAAACTTTGGTCCAAAAGGGAGAGGTCTGGGAAACATGGGAGTCCTGGAGGACAGGGACTGAAGGTCGCCTCTGACTgctgagagagaaaatattACGTTTATGTTTTTACTTTTATGTTTGTATCAAAAAGCCTCATTTTAAATTATACTGATACCAAATGCATCTCAAATATACAGGAGTGGCGGATCTGGGGAGGATACAACAGTTTGATAGGAAATGAGgtcaaagagaaacaaaaagtgCTTAAAAATGTGCAAACTGGTAATTGTAAAACAAGACATCTAAAGAACATCTTCATCGACAGTAATCACATATGTTAACAGAGAGCACTTGCCTGCCAGTCTGTATCAGAAGTGCCATGAAACAATGTGAACAAATCATTATATCAAAGATTGAATCAGGGGTTGTTGATGTTGATTTGCATATGTCCCATCTGTGTTCATTCTTTATTAATTAGTCTGTGCTCATAACTCAGCCTGTGaacatttaaataaacaaaGTCCTTCTCATTACTGctgcatctgtttgtgtctaTCCTAAACCATTTCATTTGTTCTCGATCATTCCCTGGGTGACCAAGCAGAAATGTTTTGTaattaaaaacatgcaaaaaaaatacagaagGATAACAAGGCTATTTGCATAAACTTCATCAATATTTGAGCagtattttttttgtccttaaaaaaaaaagagaatggcTACTTCTTCAAGCACCTTGGAATTGGGACCAATGGAAGGCATATCTAGTACCAACCTCGCTGAGCTACAGTCAAGCCGACCCCATGGCTTGGAGTTtgctctgacatgcactgtcaacTGTGGGACCTTATATAGGCAGGTGTTGGCAACACccaatcatgtccaatcaattgaatttaccacaggtggactccaattaAGTTATAGGAACATCTCAAGGTATCAGTGGAAACAAAATGCCCCTCAGCTCACTTTTGGGTGACATATCAAAGGCTGCGCACACTTGCGAACAtatgatattttacatttagattttaaATAAATTAGCACAGATGTCTAAAAACCTGTTTTTACTCTGTCATTATTGGCTATTTGGTGTAGAATTTTGAGACAAAAAATGAACTCAATATATTGTAGAATATGTCTGTAACGTAATAAAACaaggagaaggtgaaaggggtgtgcagactttGCGGCTTGACTGTAAAGTAACACGTGAACACATGAATAAGCTAAGATCAACCAACCCTATGTAAATATACCAGtccttaaaataaaactgcagacCATACCGTTGACAACCACATGATCCTCATCTCCAGTACCATAacaatcaccctctctcttctcaacaCAAAGCCTACCATTGCTTTAATATCTGTATAAGACATCTTTACTGTACTTCAAACCGCCCCTAGACTGACCATTTCTGAGAAGTGTTCATGACAGGATTCACAGCATGCCTTACAAACCACAAAGTTATCACTGATAAGAGTACTGTATTGTCTGCCAACTCAAGCTCAGAGTGTGCAATGGCAGCTGATGAACTCGCTGTATGTGCAGGTTCACAAAAGGGGGAATAGGGAATGCTGAACAGAAGCTGATACACACCAGTAGAGAAGATTAGTGGTTTATATGGGCAGCATGTGCATTGCTTGTCTACAACATTTGTAACAAAATGAACTGGGCTCCTTCATAAACATGCTGTGGAATGTGGGGGGAGAAGGCATTCATCTCGAcaagatgcagacacacacatccccaaagACTGTGCAGAGTGCGCGCAACTTTCAACAGGCAAGATTTAAAAAGCATACAATACCGTTCAatacacatataaaaaaaaaaaagaatttcaaAAAAGGTGTAAAATATATACCATTTAAAGATTGTTCTGCATCTTACAAAGATCAAAATAGAACTATTTCAATACATATAAAAACAATAATCAATTTGTATATATTCAAATATATTCAAAGCCATTATAAGGCAACTTAAGATTATATACCCTtgatgtgtatgtacatttttccttttcattttacaGTGTAAGGCAGATATCCAAACAAATATGACGAAAGCAGCCGTCTTCCCATTCatcccttttctctccattttgttttctcttttagaGTTCCCTCCAATTGTTTACAAAAAtttaaaaaacataataaataaatccaTCTGATGGTAAACAGATCCACAGGTTGACAGGCTCCTTCTCTACGAGTCTAGGGCCAGTCTTAACCATTTAGCCGGGCGAGGGAGAAAGGGTGGTCAGACCGCATCGGAGCCATTGAACATGGGGCTATCCCGCCCCAGACCCAGAGAGTACTGCTGCGTCCAGTCCACCACCACGGGCTTGCACAGGCCACAGCAGCGCAGCTGGAAGAAGTTCACCAGGTTCCGCAGCACCCCAAAACtagagaacagaaacagaaacagagaagagaagagaagagaagagaagagaagagaagagaagagaagagaagagaagagaagagaagagaagatagagagacataggcGTGAATCAGAGCCATGTTTGGTAACTACAAGCATCCTTCTCAGTAGTTTTGTGGTGGTGAGCTGGTCGCTCGTGTGGCTGATGAGTCTTACTTGTAGGGATTCTGCCTCAGAGACGTGCCTTGCGGGAGCTTCCTCTGTCGCATCATGAGGTTGGCCCTCTCCGCAGTAGTCAGCCCCAAGTACGCAACCTAGAGCGGGACAGAGAACATGGAAAATCGTGTTAATTCGAACACAGGGGATGAGACTTCGTGTTTCCTAAGGACCTGCGACGGCAGACACGGCATGACAACGAGCGAGACTGAACTCTCTGCAGGGGGGGCGGGCTAGGATGTAGAGGGGTGGGGATTGGGAGTCCCAGACACAACCGCACGGAAGATGAAAATCACGCAGCCCTGCATAATTCAACAAGCACGGCACAGTACATCAGAGGAGACAAATAACTGTAACTGCAATAAACAGAACTATCTAAACATAgcaacaaaatgcaaaacaggagcaAAAGCATGTATGAATTCTAATCGGGGCTAGGTGATAGGCCAATGTATGCATGATATCAGCAGTGACtgacaagtacacaaacaacatAGCAAATAGGGCAGATGGCGATTTGGAAAACAACTGACCAAAGGTTAAATACTGAACAACACTAACAACAAACGCATCAGCATATAAAACAACAGCTTAAAAGGACAAGTGCCATGCTTTTAGCTTAATTCCCATCTGCAAAACACCAAGCCAATGTTGGCGGGACAGAATCCCTCTTACAACAGGAGTAAACACATCTGAGCCCCCTAACATGCCTATTCAAATCACATGGTGCCTTTTCTGGAGGTGTACCTGGAAAATCTGCACCAGGAAGAGGATAGAGGCCCAGGTCAGGTGGAAGAAGGCCATGCTGAAGATGTAGAGCACCCAGGGGGAGCATCCTACCAGGCCAGTGATGGCCGCCCACAGCCCCTCTTCAGAGTAGTGCAGTGGGCAGTTCCTGGAATAGTCTGATGACACAGAGGGAGCAGTGCTGCTTAGTCGAGCATAGAACAACACACGGGAGGCCAGAGAACCCTACTGGCACTAGGGTGATGGTTAAGTATACTGTTACTTGAGCCGTGTTCACAGAAGACAGATCTTGCTGTTTTGTCGTTGAAACAAAAGGTTGAGCACGGGTTACGAATCATTACTTACAAACAAGGCTTCCGTAGAACATCCAGAtacacaggagggagagggagagcaggaagaggacgAAGTAGTGATGATTCCtggcacctacacacacacaatacaaggaCAAAAAACAGCAAGCAGGGTAGATGTTAGTGTTGTTAAACTCCAGGAGGTCTGTATTAGAGCGCTGTCTTAGAGCAGAGCTCACCAATGCAACCGTTAATCCAGATTGAGTGGTGGTCTTGCTTAGCGACGCAGGCGTCACAGGTAAGGCAGTGATTGGCTCTCATTGGCTTTCTCATCTGTGATGCACAAAACAATGACCTACGGTTAACTTGGTGTTAAATGGTATTACTGTGCACGTCAGGCCCTGACTGCAGGTTTGAGGAATAGAACAAACACTGTTCTACAAGAATACATACCAAGAACATTCCTTAAAGGCTGTCCTTATTTATTACTATCAGATCACTACAAAAAAGCATCTTTTCTAAATTTCTACATTATGAAGAGAGTTTTTGATCGGTCCCTCTCACCATGCAGGAAGTGCAGAAGATTCTGGGATCCAGGCAGCCAGCCTCAGCCAACACCACCACATTCTGCAGGGGACACCAAGCACATACTCAATGCTCATTCATAGTCTCTGCACCACCACATAGATTAAtatcagacagctgtgtgtgtgtctttctgtgtgtgtgtgtgtgtgtgtgtgtggggggggggggggtatgtatatgtgagtgtgagtgagtgtgtgtgtgtggaccttcttcttctcctgctccGTGGCTTTGATGACGCCAGGGTCGGTTCTGCCACAGCGGAAGTAGTAGTAGAGCAGGGCAGTCACGTTGATGGTGAACAGCACCTGCATCGTCGCACTTGGGCCATGTGAGGACAGTGGGTTAAGGAATATTAATCGCTcttttactctcacacacacacactctcacatacacgaACGCACACCTCTGTATTAGTAGCCATTAgtctaatgtaatgtaaaaatgaTCTGAACCAAAGCATCttcccacacacataaaaaagcacacatacaaatacaaatacaaaaggactcagt is part of the Clupea harengus chromosome 6, Ch_v2.0.2, whole genome shotgun sequence genome and harbors:
- the csrp3 gene encoding cysteine and glycine-rich protein 3, with protein sequence MPNWGGGTKCAACEKTVYHAEEIQCNGRSFHKTCFICMACRKGLDSTTMAAHESEIYCKSCYGKKYGPKGYGYGQGAGALSSDPVDPVLNVKSQNSEARPSSTNSNSNKFAQKFGSSDRCPRCSKAVYAAEKVMSAGKPWHKTCFRCAMCGKSLESTTVTDKDGELYCKVCYAKNFGPKGRGLGNMGVLEDRD